Below is a window of Musa acuminata AAA Group cultivar baxijiao chromosome BXJ3-11, Cavendish_Baxijiao_AAA, whole genome shotgun sequence DNA.
CTATCTTCCCTCGTACCTGAGCCAATTAATGCAACAAGGCATCCTAGTTATAGCAACAATGAAGTATATCACCATAGTATATAATTTCTGATGGTTACTAGTATAataagaaaagcaagcaagcgatAATTTGATGTATAGCTACGAACGAGTGCACCTCACCTCCAATGGAAGCGTTGCGATCAAAGGAGCACATGCCTCGCCTGTCATAGGCTTCTCTGTAGGAAGATATACCGTCTTGACCTTGTCCCAGTTCTCCTCTATTTCAATGCCTCCACACTCTGAGAAGCTGACGGTGCAACCCAGCCTCTCGGACACAATAGAGAGGTAGTATTCTTGATCGTGGGGAACAAATGGCTCGATTATGAACGTGGTGATCGGAGCCTTGCACCCTCCCATCTCAACCTTTGAGCAAAAAGAAAGTATATTAGATTCCATCACACGGTTATCTCATTGCATAAGAAGATCATAAAACATCATAGATCACCTCCACTCCCAGACGTTCCTTGACAAACTGAGCCGCCTGAGCCAGATCTAGGTTGAGAGCCACCAAACCGCTCTTTCCACGCTTGCCGAACAGCATGTCGGGCTTCACGACCAACTTCATGGACGAAAGCCATGGTTCCTTGTTCACCAACTCATTGAAGTCCGTCGATTCCGTCACCTACATCAACTCAACGATCACGAAAAATAGTCTGAAACCCCTCATTTTGAGGAGCAATTTCGACCGACGCGCGACAACTAGAACGCGTTCATCATCCCGTCCAAAGAAATCAGATTCAAACTTCACAGGAAACCATACGAATCGATCATCGAGAACATAAAACGACCAAACAACCCCGGAAACGGACGATCGTAAGAGATCGATAGACCGAGGCTCTGTTATCGATTGGGGACGGATGAGAGCACCTGGACGGATCGGATCTGGAGATCGATGCCGGCGAGACGCTTGAGGTGCTCCTTGAGGAGACGCTTGGAATCGTACTCCCGGATCTTCTTCCTGGCCATCGCCTCCCTTCTTCGGTTCTTCCGCCCGTGGCTCCAACGGACACGATCACCACGCCCCTAAGCAACGCTAGACATCGCTTTAAATAACGTTCGGAGATGATCAACTTGGAGTATTGGACGGCCCAGATTCGTTTGGCGGGTAGGTGGGCGCTTCGCATCGATGGGAAAAGACGGGTTTGCTTTGGCGGACGGTGGCCAATGCATCCACCTACCCCTCGGCGGTCGCTAATTGCCGCCGCATAGTTTAATTAATAGTGGAAACTTTATGCGAGATCCGACATCCACCGTCGGTATCGTTCAGGAAAACTATATGAACCGTAGGATTCGGGTGCGCAAATATTGTGCAGGTTATGTATGTCCcacttttttctttgttttaatcGAACCGTTCATCTGACGTGATCGAATTAATTTGGAAAAGATAGACGGTGGAGATTAGAAAGTAAGGTGGGAGTACCGTTTTGGAGGGATTACTTAGTAACTCTTTAAATCATGTGTTGGGAGGGTTAGGTGGCCTGTTAGTGGTGGTTGGGAACTGGATCCTCTCCAGTTATGTTTTAAAATAGGATCTTCCAGTTGTATCGTGGCGATGGCACAGGACACTGTCCGCTGCGTTGGTAGGCGCACGTGCTGTGATGGAAGTTCTCGATTGGGCCGCAAGAAAGCATCTGAGCCAATTTGTAGATCCGAATTAAAAGTGGCTAAACTGAttactttttctatttatttcatCATTTGCTTATTTGGCATTTGAGTAATGGATTATTGATggtgttaaaagaaaaaaaaatcattaacgtCTTGAGACATGCTCCAGACCCATATACATAAAGTTATCCAACGTGAAAATATTAAACTCCTGAAATGTCACTTGCATGAAGACTGAAATCGAGAAAGGTATTCCGATCCGATCTTCTTGACGTTAAGTTAATAACATGAAGTATATGAGTGTAGATGTGAGTGGTTGAAAAAATAATCTCTTTTTTCATTGTGTTGAAAATCATATTTTATATCTAGTcataaagaataaaatattttatgaacgaTTCCACGAAGAAGTAGCATTTAATAATCTCCAACGACCTTCCTAACCTATAACCATTTATATTAGACTATTGTTCACATGGGCAAACGGGTGAAAAGTGACATTCGTCTTCTTCTTTTACCATGGACATCACGTGAAGATTATATATTAGATGATGATTAACCGGTAATATACTTTCTATATGACCAATATAATAAAGAAATCGATACGTTTAagaatcttatattttaatgatataaacTAATGTGGACCTCATGAAAACTAATCAAACTACATCCTTGTTCCTTCTACAAATTGTCACCATATTTTCTAAACACCTTTGTTCTCTTTTGTAGATGCAAAATATCTCCCTGCTAATAAAGAAAGTCAATAGTATCAAACTTTAACCAGCATTTGATAAATGTAAGAATATCTTCAAATAAAATTTGCATTATCTTCTAGCAGTCAGCATGACACAATTAATTAGTTGATACATTAGAAGTCAACTTTTTGTTATCTAGATATTACTTTCTTGCACTTGTCCAACTTTTATTTATTACCCTTACCCCTTCCTCTTTCTTCTATCCCTTGGTttcactgtttttttttttttttctcttaccgTCTGTTATTTTATTCGTGCTCTGGATGGAGAATCAACACGATTATCTTTGAGATATGAGCTTATCTATATAAGATGATCGGAGTCGAAGAAGATTCGATTGGGGGAGATTCCGATGTACTGCTTGTATGTTCGAGATGGGACTTTGATGATCGATCATATTTCTGAGTCTCTTAGGGATTCTAATATGTCAGGATACATCTTGGTTTCATTAGAGATCGTGTATAAGCGGTCAATAATAGAGAAAGTTCTCCATCTAACCTTTCCTATGATATGAAACAACAAAAGTTTTCGGTCCAAGATTTTCATATAAATTTAGGGAATTAGCCTTTATACGTGAATAGTCAATGAAGGGAGGCTAATGATTGATCCAAATAGACTTGTATATTCTTTCGAGATTTATTCATGTCAATGACGGAGAAAATTCTCGATCTAACCCTTTCGATAAAATTAATAGAAGTTTTCGATCCAAGATTTTCATTTAAGCTCGGGAGATTAATCTTTATACTTGAATGACTAGTGAAGGGAGACTAATGATTGATCCGAGTGGATTTTTATGTCCTTCAAAAGTTTATTCCGCATCATTAGCGAAGGACGATTGCAAGTACATCACTCATCAGAGCGTAAGATAAGCGGATAATAATCGTTGCACTAAGCGAAAAGAGAGAAATAGGCTTTGCCATCAGGAGTTCTCTTCCCACGATGAGTTACCAAGTGAGTTAGCATATCACTGCTTATGTCGGAGAACGTTCTTTGGCGTTCCCATGAATCGTTTCTGCAGAAGTCGTACATCTACGTAGATTCCAGTGGATGCGTGTCTTGGCACAAGCTTCATCTTTATAGGATAGGAGACATTAATTTGATGCTTTGAGATGCGTGAGACGAACTCGTGATTCGTATCTCTCGACCGATCGGACAATTTTATGGGCGATTTTATGAAAAAGTCCTTTGAACTTTCACTTATTCTCACTTATAACCGTGACAGCCAAATGTTGCATAGAGAGAGGCCTTAAGTGGGAATAAAACCCAAAGGGAGCCTTAATTGTGAATATATAGTAGCAGAAGAGGTGAAATGTCACCGGGATCTGTAAATTAAGTTTATACGAAGGTttcaattgaaaattttaaacCCCGACGTTCACACCCTCAGTAAATAAAAAGCCCGTAAAGGTTTAAAGCGAAAAAATACTAGAAAAAGACAAATGAAAGTTCGACCTCGTGTTCACACGAGTCTCATTTCTCTCCTCAACCCCCGAGGCGAGAGTGCGaaggtcgagagagagagagagaggggggaacGTCAAGTCTTCGATCTCTTGATGATCTGTTTCCCAGTGATTCTCGTTGCCTGATCGGTGGCTGAATTTCTCGTCGGTGAGAATCGCAGCCCGAACTCTTCTTTCTTATTCTGTTTAACAGGTTTTTAGGTTTGAGCTTGCTATGATCTTCTCCCAGTTGTTGATCTTATGGATCCGTGCTCTCTCGACCTTTTGTGGTACTTTCTATCCGTCTTTGTGTTCAGATCTGTAACGATTTCGACTGTCAGAGCAGATCGAAGGAGATCTTATTAGGGTTTGACGCTTTACATTTTTTGGTCCTTTGTTGCCTATGGAAGCTCGTTGCTTAAACCTTGTTTTTTTCCTTCTAGGTCCAGGGTCTGTGTTATGATCTGAATCAGTTGCTCTTGTTCTTCTAgctcttagattttttttttttttttctgttttctccTAATATAGAGTATTTCGTTATAGTTGCTGCAGATATGAGTTAGATATGCTTGAGCTTCCCTAGTGATCATGGAGCTCTATTTCGTTATAGTTGCCGCAGATATGAGTTAGACATGCTTGAGCTTCCCTAGTGATCATGGAGCTCTTTGTTTGACTGACGTTCGAACGTTGTTTGAGGATAGCATAATTACATGTTTGTGTTTCATGATGAAGAAGTGAAATGATTGCTGCAGAGGTCATGGATGATCTTTTATGGGAATCTTAGTTTGAGAAGACCAGTTACGTGGTTGAGAAGTTTCACAATGGATTCCCTTTTCAGTGGTATTCACGGATGGCAAGTTTGGTAAAACTGGAACCTAGATCAACCGAAATGTCTAAGATGATGCCCATTAATTAAGTGGTTGACGATTTCGTTTGTTAGTCTTTTTAAGTTGCTAAAATTAGGTGAAGCTGTAGACTGGGGATTTGGTCCTTTATGATCTGGGAGATCAGGGTTCAAGTCTTGGAAATAATCTTTCTAAATATAGAAGGAAGACTGCATACATTGATCATCCCCACACCTGATATTAACAAGAGCCTCATGAACTGGGTATGCCTCTTTTATGGGCTGGGTATTTCTGTGTGATTGTCATCTGATATTGCTTTTAGGGATATGTTTTCAAGAATGGGTTTGTTATGATGGGGACCAGTAAGTTAATTTCTGTGGCTGATTAATGATGCTGGAAATTAATGACAGTTAATTTGGTCAAAGGCAACACACATTGACTCGTCGCATGAAATTTAGTGTTCCTTTGCTAGCTTTTGCTGCACTTCATTAATTTCTGTGGATGATTAATGATGCTGGAAATTAATGACAGTTAACTTGGTCAAAGGCACCATACATTGACTCGTTGCATGAAATTTAGTGTTCCTTTGCTAGCTTCTGCTGCACTTTACTGCTGTGTTGTATCTAAATGGAAAAGATATAAGACGTAACGTTGTACTTATTTTAGCTGTTTTATTCTGTTGTTTGGTAGCTATTATCAATTCGATGTAATGTGAGCAAAGTTGAGAGTTGGTTAAACATTTTGTTGGCCTCCTCTGTTGATCTATATAAACAAGTTCTATCTTTTACATGCCTTCGGATATAAATTTGTTACTCTTTATCTGTTTGAGTATCTGCTTTGATGTAGATGTTTGTaagcactgtatgtttatgagagCCTAATTCTCAATTATTTGTACAACATTGATCATTGCATGAGGTTCTTTTGAATTTGCATTCCAGAAATTATGCCTCAAGGCTCGTCTTAATGACATGAATTCTGGTTTCTTTATAGGTACTTGTTCTCGGGATCCGTTTCTTTTACATGAGGAACTGGTTACTGAGATCATTAAATTACCTTCTGTACTGAATGGCTTCAATTAGCTTGCCACCCTCATCAGGGCTGAAAGATACCACTGGTAGTAGTGTTTCTGTGGACACTTTGCCACATGCAATGAATGTTATGAAAATAAAAGATGATAAGGTAAGTAAATACACTGAGTGATGAATTGAACCAATACTGCTTTATCTATTTCCCATTATTGTAAGTGGAAAAAATGCTGCAATTatttgagaagcaaacatgtgGATCAGTAATTATTTATACGGTAATTGTAGGAAGTGGAAGCTACTGTAGTTGATGGCAACGGGACAGAGACAGGCCATATAATTGTGACAACTATAGGTGGCAGAAATGGCCAGCCAAAACAGGTAAATCTGCTAGCTCTGTGAATATTTCCAAGTGAATTGATTCTAAAAATACCTGTTACCTGATGTTGCTCATCCAATTCATCATCATTGTTTTGCATTTGTCAGTTTCTACTCCTCCTTTGTTAACTTATTTTGGATGCCTGGCAGACTATAAGCTACATGGCTGAGCGTGTTGTCGGGCATGGATCATTTGGAGTCGTATTCCAGGTGAGTTTAGCAGTTTCCTTGTCTGCTAGAATAGTAACTTAGGATTACCTGTAGCTCTGCAATATTTTGTATTTATCTGTTCTACTAATCATTTTTCTACCTTTAGGCAAAATGTCTAGAGACGGTTGAGACAGTAGCTATAAAGAAGGTTCTTCAAGACAAGAGGTACAAGAACCGTGAGTTGCAAACCATGCGTCTTCTTGATCATCCAAATGTTGTTTGCTTAAAACATTGCTTCTTTTCAACAACTGAAAAAGAAGAGCTCTATCTTAACTTGGTTCTTGAGTACGTACCTGAGACTCTTCATCGAGTAATCAAGCACTATAACAAGATGAATCAgcgtatgccattgatatacgtgAAACTTTATATGTATCAGGTAAATTTAAACTTCTTTTGTCAGGCTTCATTTGACAAATCGTTTTATTGGGAAAGTTCATTTGAAACAAACTTTTTCCATTTACCGTGTTTACTTTCAAGTTTCAACATTAGATTTGTGCTCGTTTGAGTCATTCTCAGAGGCTGCTCTTGTTATTTTCTTAAAGTGCTATGATGTTATTATTGCCATCCAGTTATTAATTGAATGAACCAACTCTGGAAAGTACCAATGGAACATGCCCTGATTCTTCCTTTGTATTGACAGATTTGTAGAGCATTGGCTTATATTCATCGAAGCATTGGAGTGTgccacagagacatcaaaccacaaAATCTTTTGGTATATATTTTACCATTTTCTTGTGTCCATCTTTCTGGATAGAAAATTGAGCTTCATAACCATTTCCCTGTCTTCAAGGACAAGGAAAATAGATGTATTTGATTTGATGTTCATAATGTTGTTCAAATAAGGATTACTTGGAATCTTTAATTTGTGTCAAACTAACACATGGAAGTTAGTTTCCATATGAAAAGATGTATGTGTATTTGTTTGAGATGTTGAAGTGCATATATAATTGTTTTAGTTGTTCTACATGGTATTTATTGTATATTTACACAGTATCTTTTGCCTATACCTTTCCCAGGTTAatttatataatgatgcatatagCTATATATGTTGATGTGCTTTTGATATGTATTGTTATACTTCTGTAATTATATTAGGTTTTTGTGTTTAAGTAATATAATTTCTTTTAACTTTTTCCTGTAACAGGTCAACCCACATACACATCAGTTGAAACTATGTGACTTTGGGAGTGCCAAAGTTTTGGTACATCTTCATCCTTTCTGTCGATCCatcaatatttttcttgaataccTGTGTCTGGATATAGATGACTTTTTTGTTTTAACAGGTGAAAGGGGAAACAAATATATCATACATATGTTCCAGATATTATCGAGCTCCTGAGCTTATATTTGGTGCCACTGAGTATACAACAGCAATTGACATCTGGTCAGCTGGTTGTGTTCTTGCTGAACTTCTTCTAGGACAGGTATTACTGCCTTGTAGCATGTTTTGAATACCATTTTGGTATCAGTTTCAATGTGTTGTTGAAGTTGACACTGACATGTACCACCATCTGGTGTCATTTGGTTCTATACTGATTATTGGTTGGCCTGGTACAGACCAATCAATCTGTACTCGGTTCAACCTGTATCCTAAACCATGTTTTGTAGTACTCTAGAAGAATATGAAAAAATGCAAATGATTTCTTTGGACATGTCAACAGCCTTTGTTTCCTGGTGAGAGTGGAGTCGACCAACTCGTTGAAATTATCAAGGTGCCATTcgcagtttgcatttattctttttAGATGTATCATTGGTACCACGATTTTTATTTCATCTGTTCTTTTGGCATGGTGCAGATTTTGGGTACCCCAACAAGAGAAGAAATCAAATGCATGAATCCAAATTACACTGAGTTTAAGTTTCCACACATCAAAACTCACCCATGGCACAAGGTAAATTTAGTTAGCATTTCATCATCTTATTTGTTTTCAATTTCAAATCACTTCTATTTTCTTTTATCTCTCCTGTCTACAGTTTTAACCAGATATTGTACTCTTGTCAGATTTTTCATAAAAGAACACCACGTGAAGCAGTAGATCTTGTCTCTAGGCTTCTTCAATATTCTCCAAACTTAAGGAGCACGGCTGTGAGTTGGCACACTTTTTAACTACTGTAGCCAAGGACTTAAATTAATCCACGTAGAAATTTGGGATGTCTTAGTAAGTTGCTATTCGTGCAGTTGGAAGCACTGATCCATCCATTCTTTGATGAGCTTCGAGATCCAAGTGCTCGATTACCAAATGGTCGTTATCTACCTCCACTCTTCAACTTCAAGCCTAATGGTAAGTCAGGGATGGAACATCCCTTCTGCATAACATTATTCTTTTGCTACCCTCTTTTCATTCATCCTTTCGCCCTCTTGAAAATCATGTTTCTTTATTGGCAATGCATGATTATAAACAGAGTTAAAGGGTGTTCCGACGGAGATTGTATCAAAATTGATTCCGGAGCACGCAAGAAAGCAATGCGCCTTCTTAGGGCTGTGATTTGTTGAATCATGTCACTAGAAAATAGTTTGTGTATCTATATACGGTAGAAAGGAAAAATACTTATTTCTTAATTATTAGCATCGTGTGTGACCTCTTAAGTCTCTTTCTTGTTGTTATTGTCATTGACATCTCTGTCCTTCTCCTTGTCTTTGTTTAGTCTACTTTGTATTACTGTATTGTGGAGTATCAGCACTGCAGATTGTAAGGTATGCTCTTGGGTCCTTGAACATTGTTCAGTATCTTTGCTAACCTATGCTTTTTCTCACACTATATTTGGGTATTGTTAGAGAAATCTTGTTGTTTGCTTAAGACTTCAATCAAAACAAATCCTTGCCTCTGTTGTCTCTATATATTTGTATTCAAGTTGATCGCGGAGGTATTGTATTGGTAAAAGGATCACACTCTAACCACTATGAAAGACCCATTTCCTGTTGTATAATTATGTCATGGATTTGGTTAATAATGTGAATCCAATTAAAGTTTGGCTTTGGTATGATATTTTGCAGAGTCTACTGTATTACTTCCTTTCCTAGTTTTTTCCATAAAGTAGCAGACTATAAATCATTATTGGATATAAATGCCTCCTTTTCAGCAAGTTTGTTTTTTCTTTACTTGGTAATTAAATATGTTCCTTGTTCTCTTACCAAGTGCTCATTCTCAGTGCTGTATTGTCTTGATTCTCAGCAGTATCACTGTAACCTTTGGATAAGATTTTAGATTTCAAGAAATCTCAAAAATGTCCATtgaactctttttttttcttctataatATCTTAAATAAATGTACTTTTTAAGGATTTATTGATTCTAGCTGTTCTTGTGTTTGTTGGTAGAATTTGCAGTCTCTTTCGTGGTTGTCTGCATCTTGGCAAATGAATCCAGTTGTAGTTGGATTTCTAGGTTCTTAGTGCTATATATTTCTCCAGAGAGCAGCTGCTTCTTTTCTGTGCCACGTTGTTCTGGCTCGATACTTggctgattcatttcttgttagttGAAGCTTGCTTCGACACCTTCACTGGTTTCCTACAAAATTTGCACTCGAGAACCTAATTAACAGGTGGGTactcgcctgctgccttcctttttGACCTTCTAGTGGTCCTTGAAATGAATGGTTGACACCTTTGGCTCGAACACAAAAAGAGGAATGCTTCGCGTCCACACGTGACACAATTTCTAGATGTTTGatcggttgttcaacatatattaCGGGGAAATTATTATAAAAACTCCTTTTTGAATAAATAATACTTGTCTTCATTAAAATTCAACGACTCACACGAGTAGTGTAATGTCTTTTTTCTTATTGTTCCCATTAGTTGACCAACAAAGTGACACAATCGTCGCTACAGCACATCACCCAATTGCTGAGCTCAGAGATCCGCAGCTGCATGGCGCCCGCGATTGCGACCTATGAGAACACTCTGACGAACCTCCACGCAATCACCCACGAAAAGTCATCCGGGCGGTGTTTCCTCCACGGAGCCAGATCAGCA
It encodes the following:
- the LOC103972394 gene encoding shaggy-related protein kinase alpha, which gives rise to MASISLPPSSGLKDTTGSSVSVDTLPHAMNVMKIKDDKEVEATVVDGNGTETGHIIVTTIGGRNGQPKQTISYMAERVVGHGSFGVVFQAKCLETVETVAIKKVLQDKRYKNRELQTMRLLDHPNVVCLKHCFFSTTEKEELYLNLVLEYVPETLHRVIKHYNKMNQRMPLIYVKLYMYQICRALAYIHRSIGVCHRDIKPQNLLVNPHTHQLKLCDFGSAKVLVKGETNISYICSRYYRAPELIFGATEYTTAIDIWSAGCVLAELLLGQPLFPGESGVDQLVEIIKILGTPTREEIKCMNPNYTEFKFPHIKTHPWHKIFHKRTPREAVDLVSRLLQYSPNLRSTALEALIHPFFDELRDPSARLPNGRYLPPLFNFKPNELKGVPTEIVSKLIPEHARKQCAFLGL